Within the Bacillus pumilus genome, the region TACCCGCTAAACATAAACCACTTGTTAAAAATTAATTAAGTATATGAAAGCTCCCCCAACTCGGAGGAGCTTTTTATGTATGTGCGTGCTCTATGATTCATCCGGATGAATGATCGCAAACAAATAATGATCTTCCCATACGTCATTAATCTTTACTTTTTTACGATTCAGTCCCTCATTTTCAAAACCTGTCTTTTCCAGCACACGAATGGAACCTATATTACTCGGCTTTACTCCAGCTTCAATACGATGCAGGTGCAGCTCATCAAAAGCATAATCGATGATTAAACGAATGGCTTCTGTCATATACCCTTTCCCACCATGCTTTTCATCAAGTACATACCCTAGCCAAGCTCCCTCTACCGGACCTCTTACGACAGAACTTAAAGAGATTGTCCCAATTAAGCCATCTGTTTCATTTAAGAAAATACCATGCATATAGGCTTCATCCTGCGCGCATCTTTCCACACTGCGCTGAATTCGTTCAATTTGACGAGACAACGTGAAAAAATCGTCTTTCACCAAAGGTGTAAATTGCTGAAAATAGGAGCGATTCTCAAGCTCAAGTGTAAGTAGTGATTGTGCATCTTTTTCTGTTAGCACTCTCACATATATATGCTGACCGATTTTCTTCAAAAACTCTCCCCCTGTTCTTATTTTATCATAATCGTGATAGATGCTTGATAAAGCACCGCCGAACGTAAATTCATTACAAGACACACTAGAACGAACTAGAACCTTCCTTTCCAGCTTTTCTTCTCATGTTGGTTCTATCATTTCAGCACATGCATAGACTGAAGTAAACTCTTAAAAGCGGTGAGTGAAATGCGGCGTATTATTTTTTTGCTAATCAGTTTGTTTGTCCTCTTTATTATCTTTTTTGATTTGAAAAATGGCACCATCCCCGTTGAAGAAGGTCCAGCAGTTCCTGCAAATGCCTTTCAAACGGCTGAGAAAAAAGCATATAAGAAGGTCACGGTGAAACAAGGTGAAACCGTCGTCTCTATCGTTCATACAAGTAAGCCACTTGATGAAGTCATTGAGGATTTCGAAGAGCTGAATCAAGGCGTCAAAGCAAACGAAATTCGGGCAGGCAGCACATATAAGTTTCCGGTATATAAGAGATAAAACGTTAATTCCTTGTCATTCATACAAAGAGACTGTTACAATATGAACTGTAAAACAAGACGTACATAGCAAATGATTGCTTGTACACTAAGGAGCGATTGACAAGTGAGTGAAGTCACACATCGTACTAAAACGCGTCCCGTCAAAGTGGGACCTTTAACTATAGGTGGAAATAATGAGGTTGTCATTCAAAGTATGGCAACAACCAAAACACATGATGTCGAAGCGACAGTAGCTGAAATTAAGCGTCTTGAAGAAGCAGGCTGTCAAATCGTGCGTGTCGCATGCCCAGACGAGCGT harbors:
- a CDS encoding GNAT family N-acetyltransferase; the encoded protein is MKKIGQHIYVRVLTEKDAQSLLTLELENRSYFQQFTPLVKDDFFTLSRQIERIQRSVERCAQDEAYMHGIFLNETDGLIGTISLSSVVRGPVEGAWLGYVLDEKHGGKGYMTEAIRLIIDYAFDELHLHRIEAGVKPSNIGSIRVLEKTGFENEGLNRKKVKINDVWEDHYLFAIIHPDES